One window of Pirellulales bacterium genomic DNA carries:
- the pstB gene encoding phosphate ABC transporter ATP-binding protein PstB, producing the protein MSIPSSSVPSPRTNRSAEQANKARKLGITGRLDAIARGEPVPVETHPTVLNEDPVLEIDGFCLWYGQKQALFDVSMPIPRGKVTALIGPSGCGKSTLLRSVNRLNDLIDNVRVSGDMRLNGDTIYHTRVDVIELRKRMGMVFQKSNPFPMSIFENVVYPLRIDGERDRGVLEDVCMRSLQGAALWDEVKDRLHESGLSLSGGQQQRLCIARAIAAEPEVLLMDEPCSALDPIATGKIEDLIRELRGSYSILIVTHNMQQASRTSDYTAFMYLGRVLEYGPTQDIFTKPCLKDTEDYVTGRFG; encoded by the coding sequence ATGAGCATCCCCAGTTCCTCAGTTCCGTCGCCCCGAACGAACCGCTCCGCCGAGCAGGCGAATAAAGCACGCAAGCTCGGCATCACGGGCCGGCTCGACGCGATCGCGCGCGGCGAACCGGTCCCGGTGGAAACGCATCCCACGGTCCTTAACGAGGATCCGGTGCTGGAGATCGACGGTTTCTGCCTCTGGTACGGGCAAAAGCAGGCCCTGTTCGACGTCTCGATGCCGATTCCACGCGGCAAAGTCACCGCGCTCATCGGGCCTTCCGGCTGCGGCAAGTCAACCCTGTTGCGGAGCGTCAATCGCCTCAACGACCTGATCGACAATGTGCGCGTCTCAGGCGACATGCGTCTCAACGGCGACACGATTTATCACACGCGCGTGGACGTGATCGAGCTGCGCAAGCGGATGGGCATGGTCTTTCAAAAATCGAATCCCTTCCCCATGAGCATCTTCGAGAACGTCGTCTATCCCTTGCGCATCGACGGCGAGCGCGACCGCGGCGTCTTGGAAGACGTTTGCATGCGCAGCCTGCAAGGAGCGGCGCTGTGGGACGAGGTCAAGGACCGTTTGCACGAGAGCGGCCTGAGCCTGTCGGGCGGGCAACAGCAGCGATTGTGCATCGCACGGGCCATCGCCGCCGAGCCCGAGGTGCTGCTCATGGACGAGCCTTGTTCGGCGCTCGACCCCATCGCCACCGGCAAGATCGAAGACCTGATTCGCGAGCTGCGCGGCTCGTATTCCATCCTGATCGTGACCCACAACATGCAGCAGGCCTCGCGCACCAGCGACTACACGGCCTTCATGTACCTGGGCCGCGTGCTCGAATATGGGCCAACGCAGGACATCTTCACCAAGCCCTGTCTGAAAGACACCGAAGACTACGTGACCGGGCGGTTCGGCTAA
- a CDS encoding ABC transporter permease subunit codes for MPTTFTGRTRQRRTKWTVRAADTFAHGLIVAGGIGTIVAVSMVCLFLVWSVLPLFESATIESRAEHASGWPQTPVSLAVNEHGVAGWALLPDGEIDFFRLDAGHEAQSVARRKLSDGAAFTCASSQLNDDRMAFGFADGSVRLGTVEFHTAFVPQREVSEQLRHLDVGDATVSNESVVERAAENQFRRHQLAVDLQQPVNISPAAIELIDVAWRSTSAVVGSYAADGKIRLSVLKPLRVPQAQQPAFKTHTLELPPPAAGHRHKPLALFVSGVADNLFVAWQDGTLLRYDLQSLLKPRIAEEIDLLSQPGEQLTAVDMLVGKATLVAGDSSGNVHGWFRVNKTDASEDGDVPAAASRMVAAHLLEGPGAAVTSLAPSPRSRVLAVGYSDGSGRLFYVTNDALLAAPLAPHEQPLSRLALYPRDDGLLGVAGNQLELARFDVPHPEVTLYSLFMPIWYEGYDAPSHEWQSSGGTDNFEPKLGMTKLVFGTFKATLYSLLIGVPLALLAAVYTSEFLHKKARARIKPTIELMASLPSVVLGFIAALVLAPIIERVLPTILVGIAIVPLTLLTAAFAWQLLPKVWRVRLNPWRFTAMCLTLPLGVWLATVLARPVERLLFSGDIMLWLSGRVGSGTGGWLLMLLPMSALVSAWVLAHYVNPWLRSRSAEWGDAKTAAIEMAKFLAGSLASFSFALALSWTLTAAGFDPRGTFVGTYEQLNALVVGFVMGFAVIPIIYTIAEDALSTVPEHLRSASLGAGATPWQTAVRIIIPTAMSGLFSAVMIGLGRAVGETMIVLMAAGNTPVLDWNVFNGFRTLSGNIAEELPEAVKDSTHYRTLFLAALVLFALTFVLNTIAEQVRQRFRKRAFQL; via the coding sequence GTGCCGACGACGTTTACAGGCCGCACGCGACAGCGCCGCACCAAATGGACGGTGCGCGCGGCCGACACGTTCGCACACGGATTGATTGTCGCCGGCGGCATCGGCACCATCGTCGCCGTGTCGATGGTTTGCTTGTTCCTGGTTTGGTCGGTGCTGCCGCTGTTCGAATCGGCAACCATCGAATCGCGGGCCGAGCATGCGTCTGGCTGGCCGCAAACGCCCGTGTCTCTCGCGGTCAACGAACATGGCGTTGCGGGTTGGGCGCTGTTGCCCGACGGCGAGATCGACTTTTTCCGCCTCGATGCGGGGCACGAAGCCCAATCGGTCGCTCGACGAAAACTCAGCGACGGCGCAGCGTTTACTTGTGCCTCGTCGCAACTCAACGACGACCGAATGGCCTTTGGGTTTGCCGACGGAAGCGTGCGCCTGGGCACGGTGGAGTTTCACACGGCGTTTGTGCCGCAACGCGAAGTCAGCGAGCAACTGCGGCACTTGGATGTCGGCGACGCCACGGTCAGTAACGAGTCGGTCGTCGAACGGGCGGCGGAGAATCAGTTCCGGCGGCACCAACTCGCCGTCGATCTCCAGCAACCGGTCAATATCTCGCCCGCCGCCATCGAGCTGATCGATGTCGCTTGGCGTTCCACCAGCGCCGTGGTGGGGAGCTACGCGGCCGACGGAAAGATCCGGCTCAGCGTGCTCAAGCCGCTTCGGGTGCCGCAGGCCCAGCAGCCCGCTTTCAAAACCCACACACTCGAATTGCCGCCTCCGGCCGCGGGCCATCGCCACAAGCCGTTGGCGCTGTTCGTGTCGGGCGTGGCCGACAACTTGTTTGTCGCCTGGCAAGACGGCACGCTCCTGCGATACGACCTGCAAAGCCTTCTGAAGCCTCGCATCGCCGAAGAAATCGACCTCCTCTCCCAGCCGGGCGAGCAACTGACCGCCGTCGACATGCTCGTCGGCAAGGCGACGCTGGTGGCGGGCGACAGCAGCGGCAACGTTCACGGCTGGTTCCGTGTCAATAAGACCGATGCCTCGGAGGACGGCGATGTTCCAGCGGCTGCGTCGAGGATGGTGGCCGCACACCTGCTTGAAGGCCCCGGGGCCGCGGTCACGTCGCTGGCCCCCAGTCCGCGCAGCCGCGTGTTGGCCGTCGGTTATTCCGACGGCAGCGGGCGATTGTTCTATGTGACCAATGATGCCCTGCTCGCGGCGCCGCTGGCCCCGCACGAGCAACCGCTTTCGCGCCTGGCGCTTTATCCTCGCGATGATGGCCTGCTCGGCGTCGCGGGCAACCAGCTCGAACTGGCCCGCTTCGATGTGCCCCATCCCGAAGTCACGCTCTACTCGCTGTTCATGCCCATTTGGTATGAAGGCTACGACGCCCCTTCGCACGAGTGGCAATCGTCGGGCGGCACCGACAATTTCGAGCCGAAGCTCGGCATGACCAAGCTGGTGTTCGGCACGTTCAAGGCCACGCTTTATTCGCTGTTGATAGGCGTGCCGCTGGCGCTGTTGGCGGCGGTCTACACCAGCGAATTCCTGCACAAGAAAGCGCGTGCCCGCATCAAGCCCACCATCGAACTCATGGCCAGCCTGCCCAGCGTCGTGCTCGGTTTTATCGCGGCGCTGGTGCTGGCGCCGATCATCGAGCGCGTGCTCCCCACGATCCTGGTGGGCATTGCCATCGTGCCGCTGACCTTGCTCACCGCCGCCTTCGCCTGGCAATTGCTGCCGAAAGTTTGGCGAGTGCGACTCAATCCCTGGCGATTCACGGCCATGTGCCTTACGCTGCCGCTGGGCGTTTGGCTGGCCACGGTGCTCGCCAGGCCCGTTGAACGGCTCCTCTTTTCCGGCGACATCATGCTCTGGCTTTCGGGCCGCGTGGGCAGCGGCACGGGCGGCTGGCTGCTGATGCTGCTGCCCATGTCGGCCTTGGTCAGCGCCTGGGTTCTGGCCCACTATGTGAATCCCTGGCTGCGGTCGCGATCGGCGGAGTGGGGAGACGCGAAGACGGCTGCGATCGAGATGGCCAAGTTCCTGGCCGGCAGCCTCGCGTCTTTCTCGTTCGCGCTGGCCTTGTCCTGGACGCTGACGGCGGCCGGTTTCGATCCTCGGGGCACGTTCGTCGGCACCTACGAGCAGCTTAACGCGCTGGTGGTCGGCTTTGTGATGGGCTTCGCCGTGATACCGATTATCTATACGATCGCCGAAGACGCGCTGTCGACCGTGCCCGAACACCTCCGCTCGGCCTCGCTGGGCGCCGGAGCGACGCCTTGGCAAACCGCCGTCCGCATCATCATTCCCACCGCCATGAGCGGGCTTTTTTCGGCTGTGATGATCGGCCTCGGCCGAGCGGTCGGCGAGACGATGATCGTGCTGATGGCGGCCGGCAACACGCCCGTGCTCGATTGGAACGTCTTCAACGGCTTCCGCACGCTGTCGGGCAACATCGCCGAAGAGTTGCCCGAAGCGGTCAAAGACAGTACGCACTATCGCACGTTGTTCCTGGCGGCCCTCGTGCTGTTCGCGCTCACATTCGTGTTGAACACCATTGCCGAGCAGGTTCGCCAGCGGTTCCGCAAGCGGGCCTTTCAACTATGA
- a CDS encoding ABC transporter permease subunit: MSIPAITPAVEPNSVPPRTAVGTRPMRRKARTPLSAHGEPMLWLTGGALAIALVMIVVLLGFIFFQGISTFWPAPLVQLRLRDGRTVLGEVTRRETFRPEEPFYATLEGPLAGEVRAQVVAAGGVTDRELLRTGNFELTNTHFQWVSDVLIERQVEPPWALLLERLSWGRFYGFPAQFLTDGKVVADTPEAIWDEFQERHGEVRERWQRRRDLEAQIGRVNDSLEDARLELRGIELRGGKDTPEWTAERRRLEVIQARADRSLAEIQPKIQAIVKQNNRHQLVLSTADGQTAQLALADIVRAVPANQLGFGGKLQVYLSRWWEFLTDDPREANSEGGVYPAIFGTVLMTLLMTLAVVPFGVLAALYLREYARGGAIVSAVRIAINNLAGVPSIVFGVFGLGFFCYIVGGFIDRGPSRPWQPGPWFGGAALLVVVTMAAVVLSWLSLRPGAQGRKLLGPSALVLWLGTAALTVVVLAQTPFFHGFFAARAAAGSPTYGKGGLIWASCTLALLTLPVVIVATEEALAAVPRSMREGSYACGAGKWQTIRRIVLPRAMPGIMTGMILAMARGAGEVAPLMLVGAAKLAPKLPLDGVAPFLHPQRSFMHLAFQVFDLGFQSPNSEAAKPMVFTTTLLLIAIIAMLNLSAIWLRGRLSRRFMTTHF; encoded by the coding sequence ATGAGCATCCCTGCCATCACTCCCGCCGTGGAACCGAACAGCGTGCCGCCGCGCACCGCCGTCGGAACGCGTCCCATGCGCCGCAAGGCGCGCACGCCGCTGAGCGCGCACGGGGAGCCGATGCTCTGGCTGACCGGCGGAGCCCTGGCCATCGCCCTGGTGATGATTGTCGTCTTGTTGGGCTTTATCTTCTTTCAAGGCATCTCGACGTTCTGGCCGGCGCCGCTGGTGCAGCTTCGCTTGCGCGACGGTCGAACGGTCCTGGGCGAAGTGACGCGGCGCGAAACCTTCCGGCCTGAAGAGCCGTTCTATGCCACGCTCGAAGGGCCGTTGGCCGGTGAGGTAAGGGCGCAAGTGGTGGCCGCGGGCGGAGTCACCGATCGCGAGCTGCTCAGAACCGGCAATTTCGAATTGACCAACACGCACTTCCAATGGGTCAGCGATGTGCTCATCGAGCGCCAAGTTGAGCCGCCCTGGGCGTTGCTGCTGGAGCGACTGAGTTGGGGCCGTTTCTATGGCTTTCCCGCGCAATTCTTGACCGACGGCAAGGTCGTGGCCGACACGCCCGAAGCGATCTGGGATGAATTTCAAGAACGGCACGGCGAGGTGCGTGAGCGCTGGCAGCGCCGCCGCGACTTGGAAGCGCAAATCGGCCGCGTCAACGATTCGTTGGAAGATGCCCGCCTGGAATTGCGGGGAATCGAGCTGCGCGGCGGCAAAGACACGCCCGAATGGACCGCCGAGCGGCGGCGCCTGGAAGTGATACAAGCACGGGCCGATCGAAGCCTGGCCGAGATCCAGCCCAAGATTCAGGCCATCGTCAAGCAAAACAACCGGCACCAATTGGTGCTCTCCACGGCCGACGGGCAAACGGCGCAGCTCGCGCTGGCCGACATCGTGCGCGCGGTGCCCGCCAACCAGCTCGGCTTCGGCGGCAAGTTGCAGGTTTATCTCTCGCGCTGGTGGGAGTTCCTCACCGACGATCCGCGCGAAGCGAACAGCGAGGGAGGCGTTTATCCGGCGATCTTCGGCACCGTGCTCATGACGCTCTTGATGACGCTGGCGGTCGTTCCGTTTGGCGTCCTGGCGGCGCTCTATCTGCGGGAGTATGCACGCGGCGGCGCGATCGTGTCCGCCGTTCGCATCGCCATCAACAACCTGGCCGGCGTCCCCAGCATCGTGTTCGGAGTGTTTGGTCTGGGCTTCTTCTGCTATATCGTGGGCGGGTTCATCGATCGTGGACCGAGTCGACCTTGGCAGCCCGGACCTTGGTTTGGCGGCGCGGCCCTGCTGGTGGTCGTCACGATGGCCGCGGTGGTGCTTTCATGGCTCAGTCTCCGGCCGGGGGCCCAAGGTCGGAAGCTGCTCGGACCGTCGGCGCTGGTCCTCTGGCTGGGCACTGCGGCGTTGACCGTCGTGGTGCTGGCCCAGACGCCGTTTTTCCACGGCTTCTTTGCGGCCCGCGCCGCGGCCGGCAGCCCGACCTATGGCAAAGGCGGCTTGATCTGGGCCTCGTGTACGCTGGCGTTGTTGACCCTGCCGGTCGTCATCGTGGCCACCGAAGAGGCCTTGGCGGCCGTGCCGCGGTCGATGCGCGAAGGCTCCTATGCTTGCGGGGCGGGTAAGTGGCAAACCATCCGCCGGATTGTGTTGCCGCGGGCCATGCCCGGCATTATGACCGGCATGATCCTGGCGATGGCCCGCGGCGCCGGCGAAGTGGCCCCCTTGATGCTGGTGGGTGCGGCCAAATTGGCGCCCAAGTTGCCGCTCGACGGCGTAGCGCCCTTCTTGCACCCGCAGCGCAGCTTCATGCATCTGGCGTTTCAGGTGTTCGATCTCGGTTTTCAAAGCCCGAACAGCGAGGCGGCCAAGCCGATGGTCTTCACCACCACCTTGCTCTTGATCGCGATCATTGCCATGTTGAACCTGTCGGCGATTTGGCTGCGCGGCCGGTTGAGCCGCCGTTTTATGACCACACACTTTTAG
- a CDS encoding phosphate ABC transporter substrate-binding protein — MIRSSLFVRGLLLMGLALGCSQQTKTSAPRQPSPSTAEAPQNESAKSDGVASAGPSENEPAISVPRSAGPSVVSVDENLPKYESVEGVSGTIKSIGSDSMNNLMAFWTQGFQKFYPNVQVEVEGKGSSTAPPALIAGTANFGPMSREMKNKELGEFEARYGYKPTALKTSIDMLAVYAHKDNPIKGLTLQQIDAVFSKNRKGGYPEDISTWGQLGLTGKWAKQSLSLYGRNSASGTNGYFKEHALFGGDYKDSVKQLPGSASVVQAIATNPNAIGYSGIGYMTADVRAVPLSAEDDEDFVPAEPENGFNGLYPLSRYLYLYVNYEPGSELDPLRREFIRFVFSREGQQEVIKDGYLPVDSKTAVSALQSMGLNPEP, encoded by the coding sequence GTGATTCGCAGCTCATTATTCGTTCGCGGCCTGCTGCTGATGGGCCTGGCTCTCGGCTGTTCTCAACAGACGAAGACATCCGCTCCCCGGCAGCCGTCACCGTCGACCGCCGAGGCGCCACAAAACGAGAGTGCCAAGAGCGACGGCGTGGCCTCCGCCGGACCTTCGGAGAACGAGCCGGCCATTTCTGTGCCTCGTTCCGCCGGCCCGTCCGTCGTCAGCGTCGACGAAAACCTACCGAAATATGAATCCGTCGAGGGTGTTTCGGGCACGATCAAGAGCATCGGCTCGGACTCGATGAACAACCTGATGGCGTTCTGGACGCAGGGCTTCCAGAAGTTCTACCCGAACGTGCAAGTCGAGGTGGAAGGGAAAGGGTCATCGACCGCTCCGCCTGCCTTGATCGCCGGCACCGCCAACTTCGGGCCGATGAGCCGCGAAATGAAGAACAAGGAACTTGGCGAGTTTGAGGCCAGATATGGCTATAAGCCGACCGCCTTGAAGACCAGCATCGACATGCTGGCGGTTTATGCTCACAAAGACAATCCCATCAAGGGCCTGACGCTGCAGCAGATCGACGCCGTGTTTTCCAAGAACCGCAAGGGCGGCTACCCGGAAGACATCAGCACCTGGGGCCAGCTTGGCCTGACCGGCAAATGGGCCAAGCAGTCTCTCAGTCTTTACGGCCGCAACTCGGCGTCGGGCACGAACGGCTATTTCAAAGAACACGCCCTGTTCGGCGGCGACTACAAGGATTCGGTCAAGCAATTGCCCGGCAGCGCCTCGGTGGTGCAAGCCATCGCCACGAACCCCAATGCCATCGGATACAGCGGCATTGGGTACATGACGGCCGACGTGCGGGCGGTGCCCCTCTCGGCCGAAGACGACGAGGATTTCGTGCCCGCCGAGCCGGAAAACGGATTCAATGGGTTGTACCCGCTCAGCCGTTACCTGTACCTTTATGTCAACTACGAACCGGGCAGCGAGCTCGATCCTCTGCGACGCGAATTCATCCGTTTTGTCTTCAGTCGCGAGGGCCAGCAGGAAGTGATCAAGGACGGCTACCTGCCGGTCGACAGCAAGACGGCCGTAAGCGCGCTGCAGTCGATGGGTCTGAACCCTGAACCCTGA